One region of Deferrivibrio essentukiensis genomic DNA includes:
- the yajC gene encoding preprotein translocase subunit YajC has product MFNSIAYAAGPAGGQNPIGAFLPLILIFVIFYFLLIRPQQKRQKQLQQMIESLKAGDEVVLASGIFGKIDRVVDQSTFLVEIANGVKVKVTKNAIATKLAGTSEVKEEK; this is encoded by the coding sequence ATGTTTAACAGTATCGCTTATGCAGCAGGGCCAGCAGGTGGTCAAAATCCCATAGGAGCTTTTTTACCTTTAATTTTGATTTTTGTCATCTTTTACTTTTTGTTGATTAGACCTCAACAGAAGAGACAAAAGCAATTGCAACAAATGATAGAGTCGCTTAAAGCAGGGGACGAAGTCGTTCTTGCAAGTGGAATTTTTGGTAAGATTGACAGAGTAGTTGATCAAAGTACTTTCCTTGTGGAAATTGCAAACGGAGTAAAAGTTAAAGTAACTAAGAACGCTATTGCAACAAAACTTGCAGGGACATCAGAGGTAAAGGAGGAGAAATAG
- the tgt gene encoding tRNA guanosine(34) transglycosylase Tgt encodes MFSFTLENKDTKTKARAGLIKTSHGEIHTPIFMPVGTVGSVKAISPHDLYEIGAEIILGNTYHLHLRPGEEVVEKFGGLHKFISWKRNILTDSGGFQVFSLSEMNKITEDGVHFRSHLDGRKLFISPEDSIRIQTKLGSDIMMAFDECVPYPSEESYVKKSIDLTYRWAKRSKDARTNPEQALFGIIQGGVYKHLRKQSAEQIISLDFDGYAIGGLSVGETNDLMYEIADYTTDFMPEDKPRYLMGVGTPEDLLNCISHGVDMFDCVMPTRNARNGLLFTNNGRLHIKRTDWIYSDEPIDKDCNCYTCKNFSRGYLRHLYKAQELLALRLNSIHNLTFYISLVKDARNAIKGGYFAEFKQEKLKKMKIGGDNV; translated from the coding sequence ATGTTTAGTTTTACACTTGAAAACAAAGACACAAAAACAAAAGCAAGAGCTGGCTTGATAAAAACATCTCACGGGGAAATACACACCCCTATTTTTATGCCCGTTGGGACAGTGGGCTCAGTAAAAGCTATTTCACCACATGATTTGTATGAAATAGGTGCAGAAATTATCCTTGGCAATACGTATCACCTGCATTTAAGACCGGGAGAAGAGGTAGTTGAAAAATTTGGCGGACTTCACAAGTTTATATCATGGAAGCGTAATATTCTTACAGATAGCGGAGGATTTCAGGTATTTAGTCTTTCTGAAATGAATAAGATAACCGAAGACGGCGTTCATTTTCGTTCACATCTTGATGGAAGAAAGCTTTTTATCAGCCCTGAGGATTCAATAAGAATACAAACAAAACTTGGCTCTGACATCATGATGGCATTTGACGAATGTGTCCCTTATCCAAGTGAAGAGTCTTATGTAAAAAAATCAATAGATTTAACATACAGATGGGCGAAGAGGTCAAAAGATGCCAGGACAAACCCTGAGCAAGCTTTATTTGGAATCATACAAGGCGGAGTTTACAAGCATCTCAGAAAGCAGAGTGCAGAACAAATCATAAGTCTTGATTTTGACGGTTATGCAATAGGAGGCTTGAGTGTAGGGGAAACAAACGATTTAATGTACGAAATAGCTGATTATACTACTGATTTCATGCCGGAAGACAAACCAAGATATCTTATGGGTGTAGGCACCCCCGAAGATTTACTAAATTGTATTTCTCACGGTGTAGACATGTTTGATTGTGTAATGCCAACACGAAATGCAAGAAATGGACTCCTTTTTACTAATAACGGCAGACTGCATATAAAAAGGACAGACTGGATATATTCAGATGAGCCTATAGATAAAGATTGCAATTGTTATACCTGCAAAAACTTTTCAAGAGGGTATCTCAGGCATCTCTACAAAGCTCAGGAGCTTCTAGCTCTGAGATTAAATTCTATTCACAATCTAACTTTTTATATTTCTCTTGTAAAAGACGCAAGAAATGCTATAAAGGGTGGATATTTTGCTGAATTTAAACAGGAAAAATTAAAAAAAATGAAAATAGGAGGAGACAATGTTTAA
- the queA gene encoding tRNA preQ1(34) S-adenosylmethionine ribosyltransferase-isomerase QueA: MQKTPINKFDFNLPDELIAQSPAQKRDESRLLYLNKEHNIINELQFKDIVNLLTPNDFLVVNNTKVLKARLYGKKETGGKVEVLLTDEIDKNTFQGMVRGKVKEGDKIIIEGNKVTVKELIDEIRVLEFDCDPYKLMEKFGHIPLPPYIKRDDTKEDHTRYQTVYSKNEGSVAAPTAGLHFTTELMEKLKNKGVEVVEITLNVGIGTFKPVKADYIEDHKMHSEKYFISEEARKKINDLKNKGKKLVAVGTTSVRALESIATDTGYIENFGAFSTDIFITPGYKFKIVDKLITNFHLPKSTLLMLVSAFAGYDFTMNAYKHAVNNRYRFFSYGDAMFIE, encoded by the coding sequence ATGCAAAAAACCCCTATTAATAAATTTGATTTCAATTTGCCTGATGAGCTTATAGCACAATCTCCTGCACAGAAAAGAGATGAATCAAGACTTCTCTACCTTAATAAAGAACACAACATTATTAATGAGTTACAATTTAAAGATATAGTTAATCTGCTTACACCAAATGATTTCCTTGTTGTAAATAATACAAAAGTCCTCAAAGCAAGACTCTATGGCAAAAAAGAGACCGGTGGAAAAGTTGAAGTTCTTTTAACAGATGAGATCGATAAAAACACCTTTCAAGGGATGGTCAGGGGTAAAGTCAAAGAAGGGGACAAGATTATAATTGAAGGAAATAAAGTAACTGTAAAAGAGCTTATAGATGAAATAAGGGTATTGGAATTTGACTGTGACCCTTATAAGCTAATGGAAAAATTTGGGCACATACCGTTACCACCATACATTAAACGCGACGATACAAAGGAAGACCACACACGATATCAGACTGTTTACTCAAAAAATGAAGGCTCCGTAGCTGCTCCCACAGCGGGACTTCATTTCACAACAGAATTGATGGAAAAACTCAAGAATAAAGGGGTCGAAGTTGTTGAAATTACTCTAAATGTTGGAATAGGCACATTTAAACCTGTAAAGGCAGATTATATAGAAGATCACAAGATGCACTCAGAAAAATATTTTATATCGGAAGAAGCAAGAAAAAAAATAAACGACCTCAAAAATAAAGGGAAAAAACTTGTAGCTGTGGGGACAACATCTGTGAGAGCCCTTGAGTCGATAGCAACAGATACAGGTTATATAGAAAATTTTGGTGCATTTTCTACTGATATATTTATAACACCCGGCTATAAATTTAAAATTGTGGACAAACTTATAACGAACTTTCACCTTCCAAAATCAACACTGCTTATGTTGGTCAGTGCGTTTGCCGGTTATGACTTTACAATGAACGCTTATAAACATGCAGTTAATAATCGCTATCGTTTTTTCAGTTACGGCGATGCAATGTTTATAGAATAA
- the thrC gene encoding threonine synthase, which translates to MLYKSTRGKVKNIQFKEAVMMGLAEDGGLLIPQEIPHISSSELIKLSSLSYQELAFELISKFTDDIKRDTLKDIINKSYSTFEISDVIPVVKKGDIYIAEIFHGPTYAFKDIALQFLGNLFEYILEETGQKLNILGATSGDTGSAAIYGVRGKKNINIFILHPKGKVSPIQELQMTTVTDSNVFNLAVDGTFDDCQFIVKKIFSDVDFKKQYSLGAVNSINWARILAQIVYYFHCYFKAAKGEKVNIVVPTGNFGNIFAGYFAKLMGLPINKLILATNENNILSRFVNNGDYSIKSVCETYSPSMDIQIASNFERYLFYLYNSPEKVVEKMNELKTNKKISFTEEDMKIVKDDFASYSTSNDETLSTIKSFYESFNYILDPHTACGVNAANKLGKIELNICLATAHPAKFYDAIYKAIGKFPEEPENIKKLKELPKKLYEIENDTEKVKDFLIEKLS; encoded by the coding sequence ATGCTTTACAAAAGTACAAGGGGAAAAGTTAAAAATATACAATTTAAAGAAGCTGTTATGATGGGGCTTGCTGAAGATGGCGGGCTTTTAATACCGCAGGAAATACCTCACATTTCAAGTAGTGAACTGATTAAACTTTCATCCCTTAGCTACCAAGAGCTGGCTTTTGAATTAATCTCAAAATTTACCGATGATATCAAGAGAGATACCCTTAAAGACATAATTAATAAAAGTTATTCCACTTTTGAAATCAGTGATGTTATCCCTGTTGTGAAAAAAGGGGATATTTATATCGCTGAAATATTCCACGGCCCCACTTATGCTTTTAAGGATATCGCTCTTCAATTTTTAGGTAACCTATTTGAATATATTCTTGAAGAAACAGGACAAAAGCTAAACATTTTGGGCGCAACAAGCGGTGATACCGGTAGTGCAGCCATATATGGAGTAAGGGGAAAGAAAAATATCAATATTTTCATACTCCACCCAAAAGGGAAGGTTAGCCCTATTCAAGAGCTACAAATGACAACGGTAACCGACAGTAACGTTTTTAACTTGGCTGTTGATGGGACTTTTGATGACTGCCAATTTATAGTTAAGAAAATTTTTTCAGATGTTGATTTTAAAAAACAGTATAGTCTTGGAGCTGTAAATTCAATAAACTGGGCAAGAATACTTGCTCAAATAGTATATTATTTCCACTGCTATTTTAAGGCTGCAAAAGGGGAAAAGGTTAATATTGTAGTCCCCACAGGAAACTTTGGAAATATTTTTGCCGGCTATTTTGCCAAACTTATGGGGTTGCCTATAAATAAACTTATCCTTGCAACAAATGAAAATAATATCCTCTCACGCTTTGTTAATAATGGTGATTATAGCATTAAAAGTGTATGCGAAACATACAGCCCTTCTATGGATATTCAAATTGCAAGCAATTTTGAAAGATATCTGTTTTATCTCTATAATTCACCCGAAAAAGTGGTTGAAAAAATGAATGAGCTAAAAACAAATAAAAAAATATCTTTTACAGAAGAAGATATGAAAATTGTCAAAGATGACTTTGCTTCTTACTCCACAAGTAATGATGAAACACTTTCCACAATTAAATCTTTTTACGAAAGTTTTAATTATATATTAGACCCACACACAGCCTGCGGGGTTAATGCTGCCAATAAGTTAGGCAAAATAGAATTAAATATATGCCTTGCTACTGCACATCCGGCAAAATTTTATGATGCAATATATAAGGCAATAGGTAAATTCCCTGAAGAGCCTGAAAATATAAAAAAATTAAAAGAATTACCAAAAAAGTTGTATGAAATCGAAAACGATACCGAGAAGGTAAAAGATTTTCTTATTGAAAAGCTAAGTTAA
- the ndk gene encoding nucleoside-diphosphate kinase, whose amino-acid sequence MEKTFAIIKPDAVAKGYTGKIIDRIESNGFKIVAMKKIHMTKKVAEGFYAVHKEKPFFNDLTTFMSSGPCVVMILEKENAILDWRKLMGATNPANAEEGTLRKEFGANIDNNAVHGSDATETAAQETRYFFADIEMV is encoded by the coding sequence ATGGAAAAAACATTTGCAATAATTAAACCTGATGCCGTTGCCAAAGGGTACACAGGAAAAATAATTGACCGTATCGAAAGCAACGGATTTAAAATCGTAGCAATGAAAAAAATTCATATGACTAAGAAGGTTGCTGAAGGTTTTTATGCTGTCCACAAAGAAAAACCTTTCTTTAATGACCTTACTACATTTATGAGCAGCGGCCCTTGTGTAGTTATGATTCTTGAAAAAGAAAACGCTATCCTTGACTGGAGAAAGTTAATGGGCGCAACAAACCCTGCAAATGCAGAAGAGGGCACTTTGAGAAAAGAATTTGGAGCAAATATTGACAATAATGCAGTTCATGGCTCTGACGCCACTGAAACTGCTGCACAGGAAACAAGATATTTCTTTGCAGACATCGAAATGGTTTAA
- a CDS encoding cupin domain-containing protein translates to MIVRGKDIDAKKVENPRGGRGSLLNMGYEAMSQFSGDIKMFSVVNLKPDSSIGYHIHEDDMEIYFILDGSGVVSDNGQEDILYPGDLLITKKGEGHSIENKSGTDITFLAMIIK, encoded by the coding sequence ATGATCGTAAGAGGAAAAGATATCGATGCAAAAAAAGTTGAAAACCCGAGAGGCGGAAGAGGCAGTTTACTGAATATGGGATATGAAGCTATGAGCCAATTTTCAGGTGACATAAAAATGTTTTCTGTTGTTAATTTAAAACCTGACTCATCAATAGGTTACCATATCCATGAAGATGATATGGAAATTTATTTTATACTTGACGGCTCAGGGGTAGTAAGCGATAACGGTCAGGAAGACATACTTTATCCGGGAGATTTACTTATTACCAAAAAAGGTGAAGGGCATTCCATTGAAAATAAATCCGGAACAGACATAACTTTTCTTGCAATGATTATAAAATAA
- a CDS encoding phenylacetate--CoA ligase family protein — MIWNEEFETLPREALEALQLRRLQNLVERVYATVPFYKEAFDKKGVKPEDIKSLKDLRKLPFTYKQDMRDNYPYGLFAVPKEQVVRIHASSGTTGKPTVVGYTRRDIGTWAELMARTFTAAGVKKGDVLQNAYGYGLFTGGLGAHYGAELIGASVIPISGGNSAKQVMILKDFGTTAISCTPSYALNLYEVALEEGVNLKDLPVRVGVFGAEPWTNAMRKEIEEKWGIDAIDIYGLSEVMGPGVSFECVEAKNGMHINEDHFIAEIIDPETEEPLEYGQVGELVFTTITKEAIPLIRYRTRDITRLIKEPCKCGRTFVRMEKVTGRSDDMLIIRGVNVFPSQIESILVERKGVQPHYQLVVDRVGNLDTLEVQVEVGEELFSDEIKVLQSIEKGIEKDIKDIIGVSAKVKLVEPKTIQRSEGKAKRVIDKRVMK, encoded by the coding sequence ATGATTTGGAATGAAGAGTTTGAAACCCTGCCAAGAGAGGCATTAGAGGCTTTGCAGCTTAGGAGATTGCAAAATCTTGTAGAGAGAGTTTATGCTACAGTCCCTTTTTACAAAGAAGCCTTTGATAAAAAAGGGGTAAAGCCAGAAGATATAAAGAGTCTAAAGGATTTGAGAAAATTACCCTTTACTTACAAACAAGATATGAGAGATAATTATCCTTACGGCTTGTTTGCCGTGCCAAAAGAACAGGTAGTCAGAATTCATGCTTCAAGCGGGACTACAGGGAAGCCCACAGTAGTTGGTTATACAAGACGGGATATTGGTACATGGGCTGAGCTTATGGCAAGGACATTTACCGCCGCAGGGGTAAAAAAAGGGGATGTTTTGCAAAATGCTTATGGGTATGGACTTTTCACCGGTGGGCTTGGGGCTCACTATGGAGCAGAGCTAATTGGTGCTTCTGTTATTCCTATTTCAGGAGGTAACTCAGCTAAGCAGGTGATGATTCTAAAAGACTTTGGTACTACAGCAATATCTTGTACCCCTTCATACGCTTTAAATCTTTACGAAGTTGCTTTGGAAGAAGGGGTAAACTTAAAAGATTTGCCAGTGAGAGTGGGTGTTTTTGGAGCAGAGCCATGGACAAATGCAATGAGGAAAGAGATTGAGGAAAAATGGGGCATAGATGCAATAGATATATACGGACTTAGCGAAGTAATGGGCCCCGGAGTATCTTTCGAATGTGTTGAGGCTAAAAATGGTATGCACATAAATGAAGATCATTTTATTGCTGAGATAATTGATCCCGAAACTGAAGAACCTCTTGAATACGGTCAGGTAGGAGAGCTTGTTTTTACAACCATAACAAAAGAGGCTATACCGCTAATAAGATACAGGACAAGGGATATCACGAGACTGATAAAAGAGCCTTGTAAATGTGGAAGAACTTTTGTCAGAATGGAAAAAGTGACCGGGCGTAGCGATGATATGCTCATTATTAGAGGGGTCAATGTATTCCCATCTCAAATAGAATCTATTTTGGTAGAAAGAAAAGGTGTTCAGCCGCACTATCAACTTGTTGTTGACAGGGTTGGTAACTTGGATACCCTTGAAGTACAGGTGGAAGTTGGAGAAGAGCTGTTTTCCGATGAAATAAAGGTTTTACAAAGTATTGAAAAAGGTATTGAGAAGGATATTAAAGATATTATCGGTGTTTCAGCAAAGGTTAAGCTTGTGGAGCCTAAGACCATTCAAAGAAGTGAGGGCAAGGCAAAAAGGGTTATTGATAAGAGAGTTATGAAATAG
- a CDS encoding ACT domain-containing protein: MKILQISVFIENQSGRLYEVTDLLGRNGINIRALSLADTSDFGILRLIVNDPERAHSLLRENGFTVGRTEVIAVEVPDKPGGLASVLKVLDENKINVEYMYAFVEMSGDCAVMIFRFDETDKALKVLSDNGINTIEGKKIYGM, from the coding sequence ATGAAGATTTTGCAGATTTCGGTGTTTATTGAAAATCAGTCAGGAAGGCTTTATGAGGTAACAGATTTACTTGGTAGAAATGGTATAAATATTAGAGCGCTGTCATTGGCAGACACTTCGGATTTTGGGATTTTGAGACTTATTGTTAATGACCCTGAAAGGGCACATTCTTTGTTAAGGGAGAATGGTTTTACCGTTGGTAGAACAGAGGTAATAGCTGTAGAGGTCCCTGATAAGCCGGGGGGACTTGCCAGTGTCCTTAAAGTGTTAGATGAAAATAAGATTAATGTGGAATATATGTATGCTTTTGTGGAAATGAGTGGGGATTGTGCAGTGATGATATTCAGGTTTGATGAGACAGATAAGGCGCTAAAAGTCCTTTCAGATAATGGGATTAATACCATAGAAGGGAAAAAAATATACGGGATGTAA
- a CDS encoding ABC transporter substrate-binding protein, whose translation MIKNILITLVLLISSISYAEVKIGALFAVTGPASFLGLPEKQTLEMLVDELNANGGINGEKIELTVYDTKGSDQEARKKFLRLVKKDRVVAVIGPTRSGSTLAIKDLADNEKVPVLSCAASSRIVEPLSKYMFKVAPSDSHAVEKIFEFLLEKGKSKIAVLTAQNGFGDSGRAALEQLAPQYKIEIVANEKFRDTDKDMTSQLSKIASHNPDAVIVWGVGPAPAIVAKNFRQLNMKGYLIMSHGVASKKFIELAGDASEGVILPAGRLLVADKLPDNDRFKKLLVEYKIKYESKFNSPVSTFGGHAYDALMIFKTAYVGSKNNLIAGIEGIKGYLGTYGEFNFDSGNHDGLSKDAFVMVEIKNGDWELIK comes from the coding sequence ATGATAAAAAATATTTTAATTACACTTGTTTTGCTCATTAGTAGTATCTCTTATGCGGAAGTGAAAATTGGAGCTCTTTTTGCAGTAACAGGTCCTGCGTCTTTTCTTGGCTTGCCTGAAAAACAGACTCTTGAAATGCTTGTGGATGAGCTTAATGCAAATGGAGGAATCAACGGAGAAAAGATAGAGCTTACTGTTTATGATACTAAAGGGAGTGACCAGGAGGCAAGAAAGAAATTTTTAAGATTAGTTAAAAAGGATAGGGTTGTTGCAGTAATAGGTCCTACAAGGAGCGGCTCTACCCTTGCAATAAAAGATTTGGCTGATAATGAAAAGGTACCGGTTTTAAGCTGTGCCGCTAGTTCAAGAATAGTTGAGCCGTTATCTAAGTATATGTTTAAAGTTGCCCCTTCAGACAGCCATGCAGTTGAAAAGATTTTTGAGTTTTTGTTAGAAAAAGGTAAGAGTAAAATTGCAGTATTGACAGCTCAAAATGGTTTTGGTGACTCTGGCCGTGCAGCTCTTGAGCAGCTTGCCCCTCAATATAAAATTGAAATTGTAGCAAATGAAAAGTTTAGGGACACGGATAAAGATATGACATCCCAACTCAGCAAAATTGCATCACATAATCCTGATGCAGTAATCGTATGGGGGGTTGGGCCTGCTCCGGCGATAGTTGCTAAAAATTTCAGACAGCTTAACATGAAAGGGTATCTTATAATGAGTCACGGTGTTGCTTCTAAGAAATTTATAGAGCTTGCAGGGGATGCTTCTGAAGGTGTTATTTTACCCGCAGGAAGACTTTTAGTGGCTGATAAGTTGCCAGATAATGATAGATTTAAAAAGCTTTTGGTAGAATACAAAATTAAATATGAATCAAAATTTAACTCCCCTGTTTCCACATTTGGCGGACATGCTTATGACGCACTTATGATTTTTAAAACTGCCTATGTGGGGAGTAAAAATAATTTAATTGCAGGTATTGAGGGGATAAAAGGATATTTAGGTACATATGGGGAATTTAATTTTGATAGTGGCAATCATGATGGGCTTAGCAAGGATGCTTTTGTAATGGTGGAGATTAAAAACGGGGATTGGGAGTTAATAAAATAA
- a CDS encoding ABC transporter substrate-binding protein — protein MKVKILVCAILLVSASAFAEIRLGALFAVTGPASFLGLPEKQTLEMLVDEVNASGGINGEKVKLFIYDTKGSDQEARKKFLRLVQKDKVLAVIGPTRTGSALAIKDLAEESKIPLFTCAASRKIVDPVAKYVFKSPQSDDHAVEKIFEYLTTKNKSKVAIMTAQNGFGAAGRDALIGIAPRYKIEIVADEKFRDTDKDMTSQLSKIASNNPDAVIVWGVGPAPAIVAKNFRQLNMKGYLIMSHGVASKKFIELAGDAAEGIILPAGRLLIADKLPEKDKFKKLLVDYKSKYESKFNSPVSTFGGHAYDSFLMFKKGVEEGGKDGAKIVAAVEKIKNMIGTAGEFNLSEGDHNGLTKEAFEMLIIKNGNWEIAE, from the coding sequence ATGAAGGTAAAAATTTTGGTTTGTGCAATTCTTTTAGTAAGTGCCTCGGCATTTGCGGAAATTAGGCTTGGAGCACTTTTTGCTGTAACTGGTCCTGCATCATTTCTTGGTCTTCCTGAAAAACAGACACTTGAAATGCTTGTGGATGAAGTAAATGCAAGCGGTGGGATTAATGGGGAAAAGGTAAAGCTTTTTATTTATGATACAAAGGGGAGTGATCAGGAAGCAAGAAAGAAGTTTCTAAGGCTTGTTCAGAAAGATAAAGTGCTTGCAGTGATTGGGCCTACAAGAACGGGCTCAGCTCTTGCGATAAAGGATTTGGCTGAAGAGAGCAAAATTCCACTTTTTACCTGTGCTGCAAGTAGAAAGATAGTTGATCCGGTAGCCAAGTATGTTTTCAAATCACCACAAAGTGATGATCATGCAGTTGAGAAGATTTTTGAATATCTGACGACAAAAAATAAATCAAAAGTTGCTATAATGACCGCACAAAACGGGTTTGGTGCTGCAGGCAGAGATGCCCTTATCGGGATTGCACCGCGATATAAAATAGAAATAGTCGCAGATGAGAAATTCAGAGATACGGATAAAGATATGACATCGCAGCTAAGCAAGATTGCATCAAACAACCCTGATGCAGTAATCGTATGGGGTGTGGGGCCTGCTCCGGCGATAGTTGCCAAAAATTTCAGGCAGCTTAATATGAAAGGTTACCTTATAATGAGTCACGGTGTTGCTTCCAAGAAATTTATAGAGCTTGCAGGGGATGCTGCTGAAGGTATTATTTTGCCTGCCGGCCGTCTTTTAATTGCTGATAAACTGCCTGAAAAAGATAAATTTAAAAAATTGTTAGTTGACTACAAGAGCAAGTATGAATCAAAATTTAACTCACCTGTATCCACATTCGGTGGACATGCTTATGACTCATTCCTTATGTTTAAAAAAGGGGTTGAGGAAGGTGGAAAAGATGGTGCAAAGATTGTTGCTGCAGTGGAAAAGATAAAAAATATGATTGGGACTGCGGGAGAGTTTAACTTGTCCGAAGGTGACCATAACGGTCTTACAAAAGAGGCGTTTGAAATGCTTATTATAAAAAATGGTAATTGGGAGATTGCTGAATAA
- a CDS encoding branched-chain amino acid ABC transporter permease, whose amino-acid sequence MQFLYSGITSGSIYALIAIGFNIIYNTTGIINFAQGEFVMLGGMFIYSLLYMMNVPFIFAFPVALFGAFVLGVLFERVFIRYVKVKTELNLITITIAGSIILRGLAMLIWGRDTLLVESFIPAKTIQLYEGTITSDSVLVIGVSLFISFFLTIFFKKTKYGKAFRACYEDKIAASVCGINVRMVVMFSFGIAAFLGAVAGVAVSPITYVTYNDGVMSGLKGFSAAVMGGLGSFWGGIFGGIILGVSEAFFASVFPSGYKDAMAFLIILLILFFRPQGILGRKKATRV is encoded by the coding sequence ATGCAGTTTTTATATTCCGGTATTACAAGTGGCAGTATTTATGCCCTTATAGCAATTGGGTTTAATATTATTTACAATACAACCGGAATAATTAACTTTGCTCAAGGGGAATTTGTAATGTTAGGCGGGATGTTCATCTATAGTCTTTTATATATGATGAATGTCCCGTTTATTTTTGCTTTTCCTGTAGCGTTGTTTGGTGCATTTGTGTTAGGGGTATTATTTGAGAGGGTTTTTATCAGGTATGTTAAAGTAAAAACCGAGCTCAATCTCATTACAATAACCATTGCAGGCTCGATAATTTTAAGAGGGCTTGCAATGCTGATTTGGGGAAGAGACACTTTATTGGTAGAAAGCTTCATCCCCGCAAAAACAATTCAGCTTTATGAGGGTACAATTACCTCTGACAGTGTATTAGTGATAGGGGTATCCCTTTTTATATCATTTTTCCTTACAATATTTTTTAAGAAGACCAAATATGGCAAGGCATTCAGGGCTTGTTACGAAGATAAAATTGCAGCATCTGTTTGTGGTATAAATGTTAGAATGGTTGTTATGTTTTCTTTCGGTATTGCTGCTTTTTTAGGCGCTGTTGCAGGTGTGGCTGTCTCACCAATAACCTATGTTACTTATAATGATGGTGTTATGTCTGGTCTAAAGGGGTTTTCGGCGGCAGTTATGGGTGGACTTGGCAGTTTTTGGGGCGGCATTTTTGGTGGTATAATACTTGGAGTGAGTGAAGCTTTTTTTGCATCTGTATTTCCGTCAGGCTATAAAGATGCGATGGCATTTTTAATAATATTATTGATTTTATTTTTTAGACCACAAGGGATTCTTGGAAGGAAAAAGGCTACAAGGGTATGA
- a CDS encoding branched-chain amino acid ABC transporter permease, which translates to MFWVGMYVKNEYYLSLVIYILFNAINASCLNVLLGYAGIISLGQAAFFGIGAYSSGILTATYGINPYLTIIIGVILSAVIALIIGYPALKLHGHYLAMATLGFGMIVYICFNEMDFLTGGPSGLTGIPDMSFFGFLLDDEYKFFVFMGAVYMLFLFLMEMFDKSFLSYKLRFIHESENASSSYGIDVAKTKLTTFVVVACITSINGSLFAFYSNFVSPVSFSFHYSVEMLVMAVFGGLGSITGGTIGAAILTSIPEIFAEIEDFEVVIYGVILAVTILFLDGGIAKLCRRLAGKYVKSE; encoded by the coding sequence TTGTTTTGGGTTGGAATGTATGTCAAAAATGAATATTATTTAAGTCTTGTAATATATATTTTGTTTAATGCTATTAATGCATCTTGTTTAAACGTGCTTTTAGGCTATGCAGGGATTATTTCTCTCGGGCAGGCTGCTTTCTTTGGGATAGGAGCTTACAGCTCAGGTATCTTGACTGCTACCTACGGGATTAATCCTTATTTGACAATAATTATAGGTGTCATACTATCGGCAGTAATTGCGCTAATAATCGGTTATCCGGCACTCAAGCTTCATGGGCATTATCTTGCGATGGCAACTCTTGGATTTGGGATGATAGTGTATATATGCTTTAATGAGATGGACTTTTTAACAGGCGGACCATCAGGACTTACAGGAATTCCGGATATGTCATTTTTTGGATTCTTACTTGATGATGAATATAAATTTTTTGTTTTTATGGGTGCAGTTTACATGTTATTTCTCTTTTTGATGGAGATGTTTGATAAGTCATTTCTCTCGTATAAATTGAGATTTATTCATGAATCTGAAAATGCATCAAGTTCATACGGCATAGATGTAGCAAAAACAAAGCTTACCACATTTGTGGTGGTAGCTTGCATTACTTCAATAAACGGCAGTCTCTTTGCTTTCTACTCAAATTTTGTCAGCCCTGTATCGTTTAGTTTTCATTACTCTGTTGAAATGCTTGTGATGGCAGTATTCGGTGGGCTGGGAAGCATTACTGGAGGCACAATAGGAGCAGCGATATTGACATCAATCCCAGAAATTTTTGCGGAAATAGAAGATTTTGAAGTTGTGATTTACGGCGTTATTCTTGCTGTCACGATTTTGTTTTTAGACGGCGGAATAGCAAAATTATGTAGAAGACTGGCAGGTAAATATGTTAAGTCTGAATAA